ATCTGAGCGCGCATTCGGACTCCCCTGCCTGGCTATCCGCCGACGGAAGCCACGACACAGGCCTGTGGGAGCGCACTTTCGCCGACAGCGGTGCTGCTGCCGACACGGGCGCGCAGCCGGTCGAACCAGCGGGCGCCGATGCCGATGAGACGCCGGGGAAAGCCGATGAGGCACCGGGAAAAAAGACTGCCGTTGCAACGGCTGTGGGTGCCGTCCTCTCCCGTCTGGCGGACAGGGCAACACGAGCAGGGAAGGGCGCCGACAGTTCCGAGGCGGTTGCCGGTACCGGGTCCCCCGAGTCCGCAGAACGTGCAGAACGTGCAGAACGTGCAGACGATGACACTGTGCCCGCAGAGGCTGCAGACGATGACACTGTGACTGCAGAAGGTGACGCTGTAGCCGCGGAATCCGCACCCGAGCATGACGCCGTGCATGCGGAGGGCGCTGATGCTGACTCCCAGTCAACCGAAAGCGCCGGCGACAACCCGTCCGCCGAAAGTTCCGGCGTCGAAAGCACCGCGGACGAACCCGGGGACATGGAGGACGACGTGGAACTGCCGCCGGAACCGGTGGTAGTGGCCCCCGAGGAGCTGGAGCTGGAAGAGCCGTCCCTGGCCGAACCGGCACTGAGCAGTGACGCGGTGGAGGCCGCCGAGCTTGAGGACGTGGCTTCCGAAACAGCCGCCGTGGAGGCCAATGCCGCCGAAGCGGGCCGGCTTTCCGGTCTCGAGCCCGCTCCTGCCGGCGCAGAGATTCGGGTTGACCCCGCAGCTGAAGAAGCAGCCGAAACGGACCCCGAAGCCCCCGACGCGGCGCAGGCAGGACCGGGCTCGCCGGAGACCGGACGCGAAGAACCCGCGGCCGAAGAAGCCGTAGGCGAAGAACCCGCGGCCGAAGAAGCCGTAGGCGAAGAACCCGCAGCTGAAGAAGCCGTAGGCGAAGAACCCGCAGCTGAAGAAGTTGTAGGCGAAGAACCCGCGGCTGAAGAAGCTGCGGTCGAAGAACCCGCGGCTGAGGACACCGAGGAAGGGGCTGGGAATGCCCCGTCCGAAGCCCGGTCCGACGCCGGGCCGAAGGATGCACCCGGCCTGCTGCACGGAATCAATGCAGCGGCGCCCGTGACGGATGCCTTGCCGGCGCAGGACAAGGCTGAAGCCGAAGACACACCCGAGCCGGAGCCAACAACGGCTTCGGTTCCGACCGGCGATACCCGCCGTTCCCGCCGTCTGGCGGAAAGCCAGGCTGCTGCCGCTGCCGCCGGCGCCGCGCGGAAGCCTAAAGCAGACGCCACGGGCCAGATGCCGGCAGTTGAGGAGCCGGGTGCCCCGGCACCGGCCCCCGCAACCGCAGCAGGTCCGGCCAAGGGCACAGGCAGACGCAACACCAAGCTGCTGCTGGTGATCGGCGGCGTAGTCCTGGCCGCCGTCGTTGCCATCCTCCTGGTGGTCTTCGTCTTTAACGGCAAGGGCGAAGGGGTGGTCAGCGAAAACGTCAGCCCCGTGGACCTGGAAGCCGGCGCCTGCCTGCAGGACTGGGAGGACGTGAACTCCACTGCCGACGTCGTCACCTGCGAGACTCCGCACCACGCCCAGCTGGTGGCATCGGAGCGGTTCGAGGGCAGCGACGACTTCCCCGGCACAGCCGCCCTGGAAGACCGGGTCAACGAGGTGTGCGCCGCCGTGGACTACGCCGATAGCGCCTCGTCCTACCCGGATCTCAAGGTCGCCAAGTCCATCCCCACGGAGCAGACCTGGTCCAACGGAGACCGCCGGCTGGACTGCTTTGTATTCAGCCCCGAGGGCCAGGAACTGACGGAGTCCCTGATCCGGACCAACTAACCGGCAGCAACAAACAAACAAACGGCGTGCGGCGGGCTAATGCCCGCCGCACGCCGTTCGTTTGTTGCCGTTCGTTTCTACTTGCGCTGCCGGGTCCCGGTCAGCTGACTGCAGCCACCGTGAGTCCGGTTTCGGCCACCAGGCCGTCGCCGTCCAGCCCGTCCGGCGCACGGTCCACCAGCACGGTGTCCCCGTCGCTGATCTTCCCGGCCAGAATGCCGCGGGCCAGCTTGTCACCGATTTCCCGCTGCACCAGGCGCCGCAGCGGACGGGCACCGTAGGCCGGATCGTAGCCGGTCAGCGCCAGCCACTCGCGGGCGGCGTCGGTCACTTCCAGCACCAGCCGGCGCTCGTGGAGGCGTGCCGCGAGCGCCCGGACCTGGATGTCCACGATCTTCGTCAGGTCTTCCAAGCTCAGCGGATCAAACAGGATGACGTCGTCGAGGCGGTTGAGGAACTCCGGCTTGAAGTTCGCGTTGACCATGGCCATCACCGACTCGCGTTTCTGCTCGTCGTTCATGCCCGGGTCCACCAGGAACTGGGAGCCGATGTTCGAGGTGAGGATCAGGATCACGTTGCGGAAGTCCACTGTGCGGCCCTGGCCGTCCGTCAGCCGCCCGTCGTCGAGCACCTGGAGCAGGATGTCGAAGACGTCCGGGTGGGCCTTTTCCACCTCGTCCAGCAGGATCACGGAATAAGGCCGGCGCCGGACCGCTTCGGTCAGCTGTCCGCCTTCCTCGTAGCCCACGTAGCCGGGAGGGGCACCCACCAGCCGGGACACGGCGTGCTTCTCCGAGTACTCACTCATGTCGATGCGGACCATGGCCCGTTCGTCGTCGAACAGGAAGTCCGCCAGCGCCTTGGCCAGCTCGGTCTTGCCGACGCCGGTGGGGCCCAGGAACATAAACGAACCGGTGGGCCGGTCCGGGTCACTGACGCCGGCCCGTGAGCGGCGCACCGCGTCGGACACCGCAGCCACCGCCTTCGTCTGGCCGATCAGGCGGGAACCGATGGCCTCTTCCATGTCCAGCAGCTTCTGCGATTCGCCCTGCAGCATCCGCCCGGCAGGGATGCCGGTCCACGCGGACACCACTTCGGCAATGTCATCCGCAGTGACCTCTTCGGACACCATCAGCTCCTGGGCTTCCTCCCCGTTTTTGCTCGCCTCCGCCTGCTGGGCGGCGTCGAGTTCCTTCTGCCGTGCGGGGATCTCGCCGTAGAGGATGCGCGAGGCTTCCGTGAGGTCGCCGTCGCGCTGCGCCTTTTCGGCCAGGCTGCGCAGCTCGTCTATCTTTGCCTTGAGGTCACCAACCCGGTTCAGGCCGGCCTTTTCCGCTTCCCAGCGGGCATTGAGCGCTGCCAGCTGTTCCTTCCGGTTCGCCATGTCCTCGCGCAGTACGGCAAGGCGTTCCATGGAAGCCTCGTCCGTCTCATTGGCCAGGGCCAGTTCCTCCATGGTCAACCGGTCCACCGCGCGGCGCAGCTCGTCGATTTCCTCCGGAGCGGAGTCGATTTCCATGCGCAGCCGGGAGGCGGCCTCATCCACCAGGTCAATGGCCTTGTCCGGTAGCTGGCGGCCCGTGATGTAGCGGTTGGACAAGGTGGCGGCGGCAACCAGTGCCGAGTCCGCAATGGCCACCTTGTGATGCGCCTCGTAGCGCTCCTTCAAGCCGCGCAGGATACCGATGGTGTCCGGAACGCTGGGCTCGCCTACGTAAACCTGCTGGAAACGGCGTTCCAGTGCGGCGTCCTTTTCAATGTTTTCGCGGTACTCGTCCAGGGTGGTGGCGCCGATCAGGCGCAGCTCCCCGCGGGCCAGCATGGGTTTGAGCATGTTGCCGGCGTCCATGGACCCTTCGGCGGCGCCGGCCCCCACTACCGTGTGCAGCTCGTCGATGAAGGTGACAATCTGCCCTTCGGCATTGGAGATCTCTTCCAGCACGGCCTTGAATCGTTCTTCAAATTCGCCGCGGTACTTCGCCCCGGCCACCATGGAGCCCAGGTCCAGGGACAGCAGGGTCTTGCCGTTGAGGCTTTCCGGGACGTCGCCGGCAACCATGCGCTGGGCGAGGCCTTCGACGACGGCGGTTTTGCCCACCCCCGGCTCGCCTATCAGTACCGGATTGTTCTTGGTCCGGCGGCTGAGGACCTGGATCACGCGCCGAATTTCCGCGTCCCGGCCGATAACCGGATCCAGTTTTCCGGACCGTGCCATCTCGGTCAGGTCGGTACTGAACTTTTCCAGGGCCTGGAAGGTGTTCTCCGGATCGGCGTTGGTCACTTTACGGTCTCCTCGTACGGATGGAAGCACGGCAATCAGGGCGTCATGCCCTGCGTTGTTGTCCCGCAGCACCTTGCCCGCCGGGCCGCTGTCCAGTGACAGGCCCAGCAGCAGGTGTTCGGTGGATACAAAGGCATCTCCCAGCTGCTCCGCTTCGTGCTGGGCGGCACTGATGACCTGGAGCAGGGGCCGTGAGAACTGCGGCTGGGCCACGGAGGACCCTGAAGAGGATGGCAGCTGGTGAATGGCGTTGCTGGCCGCAGCACTCACCGTGTCGACATTCACGCCGGCGGCCTTGAGCAGGGCCACGGCCACACCCTGCCGCTGGTCCATCAGGGCTTTGAGCAGGTGGGACGGTTCGATCTGCGGGTTACCGGCAGTGTTGGCGTTCATGGCCGCAGCCGAGAGCGCCTCTTGGCTCTTGTTCGTGAATTTGGTGTCCACGGATGGCTCCTCAAAACCTCAGCAATATTCAGCCTCAGTGCTGGTCATATAACAAGGTTGAGTCTAGTTAGCTCAACTTTGAAAGTAAAGTTATCCACAGCACTCTTGGGGCGCCCGTCCCAAGGCGGCGCCGGCGTCTCCTACGGGGCGCGCTCCGCCTCAAACTCGTCGGCAGCCCGGCGCCAGCTCTCGTTCCGGGCGTCGAAAAGGTCCACCAGCTCTCCTTCGATCTTCAAATCCGGCATAAGTCCCGGCGGCTTTTGCGGGATGGTGCCGCCCAGGTACTCCTCCAGCATGTCCAGGAAGAACTCCCACCCCGCCCCGCCGGTCCAGATCCCGCCGCCGGGTGCCGCGGTGGTGGCAAACCCCTTGCGGACCGAGGCGTAAAGCAGTTCTATCCGGGTCTGACTGTCTTCGGCCGTCAGATGCAGCTCCAACTCGGCAGGGGCTGCCCCTTCCCGGATCCAGGACACGGTGAGCAGGCGGGGCGGATCACAGCGCAGGATGTCACCATGGGATCCGTCGGGCAGGCTGTAGTTTCCTCCCCTCCGCAAATCCCCCTCCGGCTGCGCCAGCCATTCAGCCACGCGGTCAGGCTCCGCCAGCGCGGACCACACCTCTCCGATGGGATGCCCGATGTCCCTGGCCATCACAACCATCAGTGCGTGGCCGGCCTGAATCTGCCGGCGGCCCAAGGACCGCTCCGTCCTTCTGAGAATCGTGTCCAAATCGGACATCCGCTCACTCCTCCGTAGAACAACCGGCACCCGATCCGGGTCCTTGCGCGGCTGTCGACGCCGCTCGGGCCGTCGGAAGGTGTCCAGTTGGAAGCGAGTTGTGTCGTTGGCCACAAGAGGGCCATTTCTCCAAAACGGTAGCAGGGAAAGCAGGCCCTGCACAGGCCGGAAAGGCTGCCCTGGCCCGGCATCCTGGGCTTGCACCTGCCATGTCCGTGTGAGCCGGGTCAAAGGAATCGAGGCACTGCGGGCATTTTGGTAGATTCGAAAATGCCTCCGGACAGCGCGTCGCGCTGCAGTCCCCCGGGTGCCCGCCCGCTCCGTTTGGCCTGCGGACGCCTAGGTGTACGCCGCGCCGCGGCCGCCTCCGCCATCCCGTGCTGCCGGAGCGCCTGAAGCTCCGTAGCAACCCAAGGATCGATCCTCAATGAGCAATCTCGCGGAAGCGGAGAAAGCGGACACCGCTGCTCCGCGGACCCGGGTTAATACAACGGTTTTCATCGGTTCGGCCGCCGGAATTCTCGCCATTGCCCTCTGGGCCATGCTGGCCTCCGGCAATGCCGATTCCGTTATCGGTTCCATGGTGGGCTGGGTTTCGGTCAACATGGGCTGGTACTACTTCCTGGTGGTCAGCCTCGTGGTGATTTTTGTCCTGGCCACGGCCCTGACCCGCGTCGGTAAGACGAAGCTCGGCCCTGACCATTCCAGGCCGCAGTTCAGCATGTTCACATGGGCCGCCATGCTGTTCGCCGCCGGCATCGGCATTGACCTGATGTTCTTCTCGGTCTCCGAGCCGGTCTCGCAGTATCTGGCCCCGCCCGCCGGCGATCCCGGCACTGCCGAAGCGGCACGCAATGCCCTGGTACTGACCCTGTTCCATTACGGCATAACAGGCTGGGCGCTGTATGCCCTGATGGGACTGGCCCTGGGCTACTTTGCCTACCGGCACAACCTGCCGCTGAGCATCCGCTCGGCCCTGTACCCGATTTTCGGCAGGAAGATCGAAGGTCCGCTTGGCCACAGCGTGGACATTGCCGCCCTGCTGGGGACCATCTTCGGCATTGCCACCTCTCTCGGCATCGGCGTGGTGCAGTTGAACTATGGACTGAACGTCATGTTCGGACTGCCCGAAAACCTGACGGTGCAGGTTTCCCTGATTGCCTTGTCCGTCATCATGGCCACCATTTCCACCGTCTCCGGTGTGGAGAAAGGCATCCGCCGGCTCTCCGAGCTCAATGTGGTCCTCGCCGTCGGGCTGATGCTTTTCGTCCTGGTCGCCGGCAACACCAACTTCCTGCTCGACGGCATTGTCCAGAACATCGGGGATGTCCTCAGCAACTTCCCCTCCATGACCATGGACACCATGGCCTATGACCGGCCGGATGCCTGGTTGAGTTCCTGGACCCTGTTCTTCTGGGCTTGGTGGATTGCCTGGGCACCGTTCGTCGGACTCTTCCTGGCCCGGATCTCCCGGGGCCGGACCATCCGCGAATTCGTCCTCGGCACCATGATCGTGCCGTTTGCCTTCATCCTGCTGTGGATATCCATCTTCGGGAACTCCGCGCTTGACCTGGTCATGACCGGCAACACAGCGTTCGGGGAGGTGGCAATGAACCAGCCCGAACGCGCCTTCTACGGACTGCTGGAACAGTACCCCTGGGCGCCGGCGACGGCGGCGATCGCCACCTTCACCGGCCTGCTGTTCTACGTGACCTCCGCAGACTCCGGCGCCCTGGTGATGGCCAATTTCACCTCCCACCTCAGCGATGCCGACTCCGACGGGCCGAAGTGGCTGCGGGTGTTCTGGTCAGTGGCCACCGGCCTGCTTACCCTCGCGATGCTGATGGTCGGCGGGGTGACCACGCTGCAGAACGCCACCATCATCATGGGGCTGCCGCTGTCCATCCTCCTGCTGTTCATCATGCTCGGGGTCTATAAGGCCCTGCGGGTAGAGAACACGCTGACCGACAGCTACCGGGCTTCCCTGCCGAGCATCATCGCAGGACGCGGCTTGGACGCGCGCGGCGGCCTCAGCTGGCGCCAGCGCCTCTCCCGCGTGATGACCTACCCGGGTCCGCGGCAGGCCGAACGCTTCCTGCAAACCGTCGCCCGGCCTGCCCTGCAGGAAGTCCATGACGAACTGAAGGCGCGGGGCGCCGACGTCGTACTGTGCGAAGGAGAGGTGGCTCCGTACGGCATCCACCATCTGGACCTGCAGGTGGGCATGGCGCAGGAGCGCGGCTTCAAATACCAGATCTACCCCGTGCGGTGCGATACCCCGTCCTATGCCCACAACGCGTCAGCGGAAACCAAGTATTTCCGGATGGAGGTTTTCTCCCTCGAGGGCAGCCACGGCTATGACCTCATGGGCTATAGCAAGGAACAGGTCATCACCGATGTTTTGGACCATTACGAGACCCATCTGGAGTTCCTGCACCTGAACCGCGAGGTGCCGGGCAACACCTCCATCGCCGAGGACCAGGTTCCCAAGGACAACTGGGAAACCGACTTCGCACAGCGGCGGGAATAACAACAGGCCTGCCACATCCGCAGGTTCGGGAGGGCAGGCAGGTACCCTGTCGGGATGGGGAAAAACCGCACACCCGTTTCCGTTCTCGCCGTCGCCGCTCTGGCCCTGAGCCTTGTCTCCTGTTCGGCGGACAAGCCGTCACCGGATGACGCCGCCGCTACCCTGGCCGAGGGCCTGGGCAACCTGGATGTGTCAGGATCTGCCTTTACGGCGGGAACTCCGGTCCAGATCAACAAGGAGCTTCAGACCCTGCTGGCCGACATGGGGCCCCTGCGGCCGGACGTCACCGTGGCCGGTGTCGACGAAGATCCCGATGACAAGGACACCGCGTCCGCCAAGCTTGGGTATGCCTGGGACGTGAACGGGGATTCGCGGCCGGACTGGAACTATGAAAGCACTGTCCGGCTCGAACGCGGCGAGGATGATCAGTGGCTGGTCCAGTGGGCGCCGTCGGTGCTGTTCGATTCCCTGGCCGACGGCGACCGGTTGGCCCGCGCGACCGTGCCGCCTCCCGCCCGCGGCGACATCCTGGACCGGAACGGGGCGCCGTTGATGACTTCCCGTCCGGTGCTGCGGATCGGCATCAACAAGCCCGACGTCCCGGAGGGGCAGGAGGCTTCCTCCGCCGCCGCGCTGGCCGCGCTGGTGGGACTGGACCCCGAGGCCTACACCGCGCAGGTGCAGGCGTCCGGCCCGGAAGCGTTCGTGGAGGCGCTGGTGCAGCGCGCCGAGGCGGACGGACCGGCCACGGTTCAGAGCGTTGAAGCCATCCCCGGCGCCGCGGCGCTGCCGGCGCAGCGCATCCTGGCGCCCACCCGGAGCTTCGCCCGGGCATTGCTCGGCACCGTAGGCGAGGCCACCGCCGAGGCGATCGCGGAGTCCGAGGGCCGGCTTTCCGCGGGCGACCTGACCGGCCTTTCAGGACTCCAGCAGCAGTACGACGAGCAACTGCGCGGCAGCGACGGAGTGAGCATCACTGTCGAAAGCGCGAGCGGAAGCAAGGGCGTTTTCGCCACGGACGCCCTTTCCGGCACCGATGTACAGACCACCCTCGATCCCCGCCTGCAGGAGCTGGCCGAGGCAGTCCTGGAAGGCGAGCCCTCGGCGTCGGCCCTGGTCGCCATCCAGCCTTCCACGGGCGATATCCTCACCGTGGCCAACGGGCCGGGCAGCGAAGGCCAGCAGACGGCCCTGCTGGGCCAGTATCCGCCCGGCTCCACGTTCAAGACTGCCTCTGCCCTGGCCATGCTGCGCAACGGCGTCACTCCGGAGTCCACGGTCCAGTGCCCGGCCGAACTCAACGTTGACGGGCGGAACTTCGCCAACGTCCCCGGCTACCCCGCCAACGCAACCGGAGACATCCCGCTGCGTACGGCATTCGCCAACTCGTGCAACACGGCCTTCCTGAACGCACGCGACACGGTTTCCCAGCAGGCCTTGGCGGATGCGGCAGCGGATCTGGGCATCGGTGTGGACGCGGCCATCGGCACGCCCGCGTTCCTGGGATCGGTTCCGGCGGAGGCCGAGGGCACCGCCCACGCAGCGTCGCTGATCGGGCAGGGCGAAGTCCTCGTTTCGCCGCTGGCCATGGCCGTGGCCGGAGCGTCCATCAGCAAGGGCGAGCGGGTGGCACCGGCGCTGGTCCGTCCCGTCGCGGGAACAGAGGGGACAGCCCCGGCCGCATCGGCGCCTGCCGACCCGTCGGCTGGGGCGAAGGCATCGGCTGCTCCGTCAGCAAGTGAATCGGCGGCCCCCGCCCCTGCTCCCAGTAAGCTCACCGCCGCGGAAGCTGCGTCCCTGCGGGAGATGATGCGCGCCGTCGTCGCCGAGGGCGGCGTACAGATGCTGCTGGACGTGCCGGGCGACCCTGTGCTGGCTAAGTCGGGGACCGCGGAGTTCGGCGGCGAGGACCCGCCCCAGACCCACGCCTGGGTACTGTCCATCCAGGGTGACCTGGCCGTCGCGGTGTTCGTGGAACAGGGCGAACGGGGTTCGACGTCGGGTGGCCCGCTGATGAAGCAGTTCCTGACCGGCGCCCGGGGCTAGTACTGCCCCGGCACCGCCCGGCCCGAATAGCCGGGCTGGCGGTAGGCGTTGCCGGTGTACGGGGTGATCTGCCAGGTGTCCGTAGGCACAATGACCTTGCCCAGCGGCATCAGGGAAATGGGCAGCATCTTCAGGTTCGCGATGCCCAGCGGGATGCCCACAATGCTCACGAACATGGGGATGGCGGTCATCACGTGGCCGATGGCGATCCAGATGCCGGCCAGCAGCAGCCAGATGATGTTACCCACCATGCTCAGCGGTCCGGTAAAGCCGCCCCGGTCCACCACCGTGCGGCCGAACGGCCACAGCGCGTAGTTGGCAATGCGGAAGGACGCGATGCCGAACGGAATGGTCACGATCAGCAGGCAGCAGATCACACCGGCCAGCGCATACCCCAGCGCCAGCCAAATACCGCCGAACAGGAGCCAGATGACGTTGAGGATTGCGCGCATTCATCCATTGTTCTCCACCGGCCCGGGTTTAGCCACGGCACCGGCTCCAGCCACGCCCGCAGTTCCTACTTAGCCCCGCTGCCCTTCCTGTCCTACACTGGCGCCATGCCGACTTCCGGGGAAACCGCCGCAGACCAGCTCACCTCCAGCCAGTGCTGGGACTACATCCGGAAAGCCCGGTTCGGCCGGCTGGCCGTAGTCGTAGAGGGCCACCCGGAGATTTTTCCGGTGAACTTCGCCGTGGACCACGGCACCGTTGTGTTCCGGACCGCCGCCGGCACCAAGCTGTCCGGGGCGCTTTCGGGCAGTTCGGTGGCGTTTGAGATTGACGGCTATGACGACAATCTTTCCTCCGCCTGGAGCGTGGTGCTCAAAGGCACCGCTTCCCTGCTGGAGGACAACGCCGAGCTGATAGCTTCGGAGGAGCTTCCCCTTTTCCCCTGGCAGGCGGGCATTAAGAACGCCTTTGTCCGAGTCGATCCGGAGGTCACCTCCGGGCGCCGGTTCCTGATTTCCAACGCCGCCCGGCGCAATGTGCTGCGCGGCATGGGGCTGTACACCGAATAGGTCTGCACGCAAACAAAAAGAGGTCCCGCATCCGGTGGATGCGGGACCTCTTTTCTCAGAACCCTTAGCGGGAGCGGCGCTCGTTGGAGGCCGGGGCGGTGGCGCGGCGGGGACCGGCGGCACGTGCCGGACGGCCCGATGCGCCGCCGGAACGCTGGCCGCTGCCGGCGCCTTCGGCACGCTGGCCGGTGGCGGGGCGGCGGTTGCGGCCTGCAGCGGTGGCAGCACCGGCGCTGGCGCGGCGTCCTTCGGTGGCACGGGCCGGACGCTGGGTGCGGCCGCCGTCACCGGCTGCAGCGCGGTCGTTGCGTTCGCTGCGTTCCGTACGCTCGGGACGTTCGGCGGAAACCCGCCCGCGTCCGCCGTTGCCGCCGCGTCCGCCGGCGCGGGGTGCACTGGTGGAACGGGCCGCGCGCTTGCGCTGGGCATTGGCGCCGGTGGAACGGCCGCCGCCCTGCTGCGGCGACTTGGCTGCCAGCTGCGCGGCACGGACATGCGGTTCCACAACAGCCGCGCGTTCGCCGACGAGCTTGGCGATGGACGGGGAGTTGTGGCTGACCTTCTCGATGGAAACGTCGACGCCGGCAGCCTTCATCAGCTTCGACACCTCGCTCTTCTGCTCCGGGAGGGTCAGCGTGACCACGGTTCCGCTGGATCCGGCGCGGGCCGTACGGCCTGAACGGTGCAGGTAGGCCTTGTGTTCCGTGGGCGGATCAATGTGGACTACGAGCTCCACGTCGTCCACGTGGACGCCGCGGGCGGCGACGTCGGTGGCCACCAGGACCCGGACATCGCCGGAAGCGAACTCCGCCAGGTTCCGGTCACGGGCATTCTGGGACAGGTTGCCGTGCAGGTCCACCGTGGGAATGCCGTTGTCCGTGAGGAACTGGGCCATCTTGCGGGCGTGGTGCTTGGTGCGCATGAACATGATTCGGCGGCCCTGGCCCCCGGCCAGTTCCTTGACCAGCAGCTTCTTGGCCGTTTGGTCCTGGACCAGCAGCACGTGGTGCTCCATGGTGGAGACCGCTGCCTGCGGCTCATCCACGGAGTGCGTCAGCGGATTGGACAGGTAACGGCGGACCAGCTTGTCCACACCGTTGTCCAGGGTGGCGGAGAACAGCATCCGCTGGCCCTTTTCCGGAGTGCGGTCCAGCAGGCGCTGGACCACCGGCAGGAAGCCAAGGTCGGCCATGTGGTCGGCCTCGTCCAGCACGGTGATCTC
This Arthrobacter sp. zg-Y20 DNA region includes the following protein-coding sequences:
- a CDS encoding SRPBCC domain-containing protein; this translates as MSDLDTILRRTERSLGRRQIQAGHALMVVMARDIGHPIGEVWSALAEPDRVAEWLAQPEGDLRRGGNYSLPDGSHGDILRCDPPRLLTVSWIREGAAPAELELHLTAEDSQTRIELLYASVRKGFATTAAPGGGIWTGGAGWEFFLDMLEEYLGGTIPQKPPGLMPDLKIEGELVDLFDARNESWRRAADEFEAERAP
- the betT gene encoding choline BCCT transporter BetT, producing the protein MSNLAEAEKADTAAPRTRVNTTVFIGSAAGILAIALWAMLASGNADSVIGSMVGWVSVNMGWYYFLVVSLVVIFVLATALTRVGKTKLGPDHSRPQFSMFTWAAMLFAAGIGIDLMFFSVSEPVSQYLAPPAGDPGTAEAARNALVLTLFHYGITGWALYALMGLALGYFAYRHNLPLSIRSALYPIFGRKIEGPLGHSVDIAALLGTIFGIATSLGIGVVQLNYGLNVMFGLPENLTVQVSLIALSVIMATISTVSGVEKGIRRLSELNVVLAVGLMLFVLVAGNTNFLLDGIVQNIGDVLSNFPSMTMDTMAYDRPDAWLSSWTLFFWAWWIAWAPFVGLFLARISRGRTIREFVLGTMIVPFAFILLWISIFGNSALDLVMTGNTAFGEVAMNQPERAFYGLLEQYPWAPATAAIATFTGLLFYVTSADSGALVMANFTSHLSDADSDGPKWLRVFWSVATGLLTLAMLMVGGVTTLQNATIIMGLPLSILLLFIMLGVYKALRVENTLTDSYRASLPSIIAGRGLDARGGLSWRQRLSRVMTYPGPRQAERFLQTVARPALQEVHDELKARGADVVLCEGEVAPYGIHHLDLQVGMAQERGFKYQIYPVRCDTPSYAHNASAETKYFRMEVFSLEGSHGYDLMGYSKEQVITDVLDHYETHLEFLHLNREVPGNTSIAEDQVPKDNWETDFAQRRE
- a CDS encoding pyridoxamine 5'-phosphate oxidase family protein, producing MPTSGETAADQLTSSQCWDYIRKARFGRLAVVVEGHPEIFPVNFAVDHGTVVFRTAAGTKLSGALSGSSVAFEIDGYDDNLSSAWSVVLKGTASLLEDNAELIASEELPLFPWQAGIKNAFVRVDPEVTSGRRFLISNAARRNVLRGMGLYTE
- a CDS encoding penicillin-binding transpeptidase domain-containing protein; the encoded protein is MGKNRTPVSVLAVAALALSLVSCSADKPSPDDAAATLAEGLGNLDVSGSAFTAGTPVQINKELQTLLADMGPLRPDVTVAGVDEDPDDKDTASAKLGYAWDVNGDSRPDWNYESTVRLERGEDDQWLVQWAPSVLFDSLADGDRLARATVPPPARGDILDRNGAPLMTSRPVLRIGINKPDVPEGQEASSAAALAALVGLDPEAYTAQVQASGPEAFVEALVQRAEADGPATVQSVEAIPGAAALPAQRILAPTRSFARALLGTVGEATAEAIAESEGRLSAGDLTGLSGLQQQYDEQLRGSDGVSITVESASGSKGVFATDALSGTDVQTTLDPRLQELAEAVLEGEPSASALVAIQPSTGDILTVANGPGSEGQQTALLGQYPPGSTFKTASALAMLRNGVTPESTVQCPAELNVDGRNFANVPGYPANATGDIPLRTAFANSCNTAFLNARDTVSQQALADAAADLGIGVDAAIGTPAFLGSVPAEAEGTAHAASLIGQGEVLVSPLAMAVAGASISKGERVAPALVRPVAGTEGTAPAASAPADPSAGAKASAAPSASESAAPAPAPSKLTAAEAASLREMMRAVVAEGGVQMLLDVPGDPVLAKSGTAEFGGEDPPQTHAWVLSIQGDLAVAVFVEQGERGSTSGGPLMKQFLTGARG
- a CDS encoding septum formation family protein, whose translation is MSDQKNTPGADSPLPEEAGNPTAFPDLSAHSDSPAWLSADGSHDTGLWERTFADSGAAADTGAQPVEPAGADADETPGKADEAPGKKTAVATAVGAVLSRLADRATRAGKGADSSEAVAGTGSPESAERAERAERADDDTVPAEAADDDTVTAEGDAVAAESAPEHDAVHAEGADADSQSTESAGDNPSAESSGVESTADEPGDMEDDVELPPEPVVVAPEELELEEPSLAEPALSSDAVEAAELEDVASETAAVEANAAEAGRLSGLEPAPAGAEIRVDPAAEEAAETDPEAPDAAQAGPGSPETGREEPAAEEAVGEEPAAEEAVGEEPAAEEAVGEEPAAEEVVGEEPAAEEAAVEEPAAEDTEEGAGNAPSEARSDAGPKDAPGLLHGINAAAPVTDALPAQDKAEAEDTPEPEPTTASVPTGDTRRSRRLAESQAAAAAAGAARKPKADATGQMPAVEEPGAPAPAPATAAGPAKGTGRRNTKLLLVIGGVVLAAVVAILLVVFVFNGKGEGVVSENVSPVDLEAGACLQDWEDVNSTADVVTCETPHHAQLVASERFEGSDDFPGTAALEDRVNEVCAAVDYADSASSYPDLKVAKSIPTEQTWSNGDRRLDCFVFSPEGQELTESLIRTN
- a CDS encoding YccF domain-containing protein is translated as MRAILNVIWLLFGGIWLALGYALAGVICCLLIVTIPFGIASFRIANYALWPFGRTVVDRGGFTGPLSMVGNIIWLLLAGIWIAIGHVMTAIPMFVSIVGIPLGIANLKMLPISLMPLGKVIVPTDTWQITPYTGNAYRQPGYSGRAVPGQY
- the clpB gene encoding ATP-dependent chaperone ClpB — encoded protein: MDTKFTNKSQEALSAAAMNANTAGNPQIEPSHLLKALMDQRQGVAVALLKAAGVNVDTVSAAASNAIHQLPSSSGSSVAQPQFSRPLLQVISAAQHEAEQLGDAFVSTEHLLLGLSLDSGPAGKVLRDNNAGHDALIAVLPSVRGDRKVTNADPENTFQALEKFSTDLTEMARSGKLDPVIGRDAEIRRVIQVLSRRTKNNPVLIGEPGVGKTAVVEGLAQRMVAGDVPESLNGKTLLSLDLGSMVAGAKYRGEFEERFKAVLEEISNAEGQIVTFIDELHTVVGAGAAEGSMDAGNMLKPMLARGELRLIGATTLDEYRENIEKDAALERRFQQVYVGEPSVPDTIGILRGLKERYEAHHKVAIADSALVAAATLSNRYITGRQLPDKAIDLVDEAASRLRMEIDSAPEEIDELRRAVDRLTMEELALANETDEASMERLAVLREDMANRKEQLAALNARWEAEKAGLNRVGDLKAKIDELRSLAEKAQRDGDLTEASRILYGEIPARQKELDAAQQAEASKNGEEAQELMVSEEVTADDIAEVVSAWTGIPAGRMLQGESQKLLDMEEAIGSRLIGQTKAVAAVSDAVRRSRAGVSDPDRPTGSFMFLGPTGVGKTELAKALADFLFDDERAMVRIDMSEYSEKHAVSRLVGAPPGYVGYEEGGQLTEAVRRRPYSVILLDEVEKAHPDVFDILLQVLDDGRLTDGQGRTVDFRNVILILTSNIGSQFLVDPGMNDEQKRESVMAMVNANFKPEFLNRLDDVILFDPLSLEDLTKIVDIQVRALAARLHERRLVLEVTDAAREWLALTGYDPAYGARPLRRLVQREIGDKLARGILAGKISDGDTVLVDRAPDGLDGDGLVAETGLTVAAVS